The following proteins are encoded in a genomic region of Maribacter hydrothermalis:
- a CDS encoding carboxylesterase/lipase family protein, which yields MKNLTMLLFVFITITHLATAQETNSFPVQASIENGIIEGNYDTHTGIQRYFGIPFAQPPLGELRWKAPQPLDNWSGVKETKAFGPRPMQTMVFGDMKSRSNGVSEDCLYLNVWTPANRNTKDLPVLVYFFGGGNVAGDASEPRYDGESMAKEGIVVVTTNYRLNIFGFLAHPELSAEASYKASGNYGLLDQNAALNWVNNNITAFGGDPSKVTIAGESAGSIGASQQMASPLSKDLIAGAIGESGAGINPTMSPVSLKDAENMGMEFAKNAGYPTLAELRKLSTREVYEIYNESKRFGFPAVLDGYFLPKTLPEIFESKEQAMVPLLLGWNSAEIPGMAFTQGPYTEENYVKKVKEAYPKQYKKVLELYPHGSEKEIELSATALASDRFISYSTWKWFDLHRKNSDQSVYRYLYSKLRPPLVDNSLASGLAGGTVTKGSDAPAAPKAVGAPHACEIEYCMGNLHLVDDYAWTADDYKVSKEMMTYFANFIKTGNPNGEGLPNWDAATAKDTTPPVMVLDTESKLINAPNDARYQFLDKAFKN from the coding sequence ATGAAAAATTTAACAATGCTACTTTTTGTATTCATAACAATAACCCATTTAGCTACCGCACAAGAAACCAATTCGTTTCCTGTTCAAGCAAGCATTGAAAACGGTATTATAGAAGGTAATTATGATACACATACCGGAATTCAACGCTATTTCGGCATCCCGTTTGCCCAACCTCCATTAGGTGAGCTTAGATGGAAAGCGCCACAACCTTTAGATAATTGGAGCGGAGTTAAAGAAACTAAAGCCTTTGGTCCACGCCCAATGCAAACTATGGTATTTGGTGATATGAAATCTAGATCTAACGGAGTTAGTGAAGACTGCTTGTATTTAAATGTATGGACTCCCGCTAACCGCAATACAAAAGATTTACCTGTGTTGGTCTATTTCTTTGGTGGAGGAAATGTTGCAGGTGATGCATCTGAACCTCGTTACGATGGGGAAAGCATGGCTAAAGAAGGTATTGTTGTGGTTACCACTAATTATCGCCTAAATATTTTTGGATTTTTAGCACACCCAGAGTTAAGTGCTGAAGCCTCCTATAAAGCTTCTGGCAATTATGGCTTATTAGATCAAAATGCGGCGCTGAATTGGGTAAATAACAATATAACTGCTTTTGGTGGTGATCCAAGTAAAGTAACTATTGCAGGTGAATCTGCTGGATCAATTGGCGCTAGTCAGCAAATGGCCTCTCCATTATCTAAAGACTTAATTGCAGGTGCAATTGGCGAAAGCGGTGCAGGAATCAACCCTACAATGTCCCCGGTTTCCTTAAAAGATGCTGAAAACATGGGAATGGAGTTTGCTAAAAATGCGGGGTACCCTACTCTTGCTGAATTACGAAAATTGAGTACTAGAGAAGTGTATGAAATATATAATGAGTCTAAAAGATTTGGTTTTCCAGCTGTGTTAGATGGATATTTTTTACCAAAAACACTACCCGAAATTTTTGAAAGTAAAGAACAAGCTATGGTTCCTTTATTACTAGGTTGGAACTCTGCCGAGATTCCAGGAATGGCATTTACACAAGGTCCTTACACAGAAGAGAATTATGTGAAAAAGGTAAAAGAAGCTTACCCAAAGCAATATAAAAAAGTTTTGGAACTGTACCCTCATGGTTCAGAAAAAGAAATTGAATTATCTGCCACAGCTTTGGCCTCAGACAGATTTATATCTTATAGCACTTGGAAATGGTTTGATTTACATAGAAAAAATAGCGACCAATCTGTTTACAGGTATTTATACAGTAAATTAAGGCCTCCATTAGTAGATAATTCTTTAGCTTCTGGTTTGGCAGGTGGTACAGTGACCAAAGGATCAGATGCTCCCGCTGCTCCTAAAGCTGTTGGCGCTCCACATGCTTGCGAAATAGAATACTGTATGGGCAACTTACATTTGGTGGATGATTATGCATGGACCGCTGATGATTATAAAGTATCTAAAGAAATGATGACCTATTTCGCGAACTTTATTAAAACCGGAAATCCAAATGGCGAAGGCTTGCCAAATTGGGATGCAGCCACAGCAAAAGACACTACTCCCCCAGTTATGGTTCTTGACACCGAAAGTAAGTTAATAAATGCTCCAAATGATGCACGTTATCAGTTTTTGGACAAAGCTTTTAAAAATTAA
- a CDS encoding nucleoside hydrolase, producing MKSIFLIFFFVVCTFGFSQQPGLEELNSIVKPRMRVIIDNDLGGDPDGLFQLAHHLMSPSVEIRGVIASHLYEHGFGGPGTSEYAKEQAMKVIEILELENELTVYTDKSVSMTSVTKPIDSDAVQAIIKEAMRTDTNLPLYVVCGGGLTNIASAYLLEPKIAEKITLVWIGGPEYIDIAIPPPGYTTLEYNLGIDIKAAQVIFNDSNINLWQVPRNVYRQPIMSDAELLTKVKGKGKLGNHLFSIMKEAYMKLDKWNIPMGEVYIYGDNPLVLLTAIQSSFEPDPSSSTYLLKQAPRINDEGVYESNFDGRNIRVYHQLDNRLLFEDFFAKLELFSK from the coding sequence ATGAAATCAATATTTTTAATATTCTTTTTTGTCGTTTGTACATTTGGCTTTTCTCAGCAACCTGGGCTAGAGGAACTGAACTCTATTGTAAAACCTAGAATGCGAGTAATAATCGATAATGATTTAGGCGGTGATCCCGATGGACTCTTTCAATTAGCACATCATTTAATGTCACCATCCGTAGAAATCCGTGGAGTAATTGCTTCGCATTTATATGAACATGGATTTGGTGGACCTGGAACTTCGGAGTATGCAAAAGAACAGGCAATGAAAGTTATTGAAATTTTAGAGCTTGAAAATGAACTGACCGTTTATACAGATAAAAGTGTAAGCATGACCAGTGTTACAAAACCAATAGATAGTGATGCGGTACAGGCTATTATTAAAGAAGCAATGCGTACCGATACCAATTTGCCGTTGTACGTTGTTTGTGGAGGTGGTTTAACCAATATTGCTAGTGCCTATTTGCTTGAGCCTAAAATTGCAGAAAAGATTACCTTAGTTTGGATCGGCGGTCCAGAATATATAGATATCGCAATTCCGCCACCTGGGTATACTACTCTTGAATATAATTTGGGAATTGATATTAAAGCTGCTCAAGTAATTTTTAATGATTCTAATATTAATTTATGGCAAGTTCCAAGAAATGTATACCGCCAACCCATAATGTCTGATGCTGAACTTTTGACCAAAGTTAAAGGGAAAGGTAAATTGGGGAATCATTTATTCAGCATTATGAAAGAGGCGTATATGAAATTGGACAAATGGAATATACCTATGGGCGAAGTATATATTTATGGGGATAATCCGTTAGTGCTTTTAACGGCGATACAATCTTCTTTTGAGCCAGACCCATCGTCTAGTACTTACCTTCTAAAACAAGCACCAAGAATAAATGATGAGGGAGTATATGAAAGCAATTTTGACGGAAGAAATATTAGGGTTTACCATCAGTTAGATAATAGATTGTTGTTTGAAGATTTCTTTGCAAAGTTGGAGTTGTTTTCAAAATAG